A region from the Stigmatella erecta genome encodes:
- a CDS encoding Bax inhibitor-1/YccA family protein, with product MAWENPGWQTASSSEVHTALVQESQRAFMSRVYGWMFAGLMLTGVVALYTVSHEALLQWALQWRLGLLVAELGAVFALSFLAPRLSGPVAAALFLGYAALTGMTLSIYFLIYTAGSIGQALLMTGGVFGALSLYGTLTKKDLSAWGAFLFMGLVGVVLAGVANIFLRSEGMSFVTACACVVVFAGLTAYDTQKLRQMHASSGYSSAATLSVVGALTLYLDFINLFLALLRLFGRRR from the coding sequence ATGGCTTGGGAAAACCCGGGATGGCAGACGGCCTCCTCGTCGGAGGTGCACACCGCGCTCGTGCAGGAGTCACAGCGCGCGTTCATGTCGCGCGTGTATGGCTGGATGTTCGCGGGGCTGATGCTGACCGGGGTGGTGGCCCTCTACACGGTGAGCCATGAGGCGCTGCTGCAGTGGGCGCTCCAGTGGCGGCTGGGCCTGCTCGTGGCGGAGCTGGGCGCCGTCTTCGCCCTCTCCTTCCTCGCGCCCCGGCTGTCCGGGCCCGTGGCCGCGGCCCTCTTCCTGGGCTACGCGGCGCTCACGGGGATGACGCTCTCCATCTACTTCCTCATCTATACGGCGGGCTCCATTGGCCAGGCGCTGCTGATGACGGGCGGCGTCTTCGGGGCGCTGAGCCTCTACGGCACGCTCACCAAGAAGGACCTCAGCGCCTGGGGGGCGTTCCTCTTCATGGGCCTGGTGGGGGTGGTGCTGGCAGGCGTGGCCAACATCTTCCTGCGCAGCGAAGGCATGTCCTTCGTCACCGCGTGCGCGTGCGTCGTCGTCTTCGCGGGGCTGACGGCCTACGACACCCAGAAGCTGCGCCAGATGCACGCCTCCTCCGGCTACAGCAGCGCCGCCACGCTCAGCGTGGTGGGCGCGCTCACGCTGTACCTGGACTTCATCAACCTGTTCCTGGCCCTGCTGCGGCTCTTCGGCCGCCGCCGCTAG
- a CDS encoding (2Fe-2S) ferredoxin domain-containing protein — translation MAPPFQRHVFVCTNRRPDGHPKGCCATKGAEEVRAAFKSELEKRGIKGQMRANAAGCLDTCTFGVSVVVYPEGVWYAGVKTEDVPAIVDEHLVGGRPVERLLMPVMKKAPKPEAGT, via the coding sequence ATGGCCCCTCCCTTTCAGAGACACGTGTTCGTTTGCACCAACCGACGCCCGGACGGGCACCCCAAGGGGTGCTGTGCCACCAAGGGGGCGGAGGAGGTGCGCGCCGCCTTCAAGAGCGAGCTGGAGAAGCGCGGAATCAAGGGGCAGATGCGCGCCAACGCCGCCGGGTGCCTCGACACGTGCACCTTCGGCGTCTCGGTCGTCGTCTACCCGGAGGGGGTCTGGTACGCCGGGGTGAAGACGGAGGATGTGCCCGCCATCGTGGACGAGCACCTCGTGGGGGGCCGGCCGGTGGAGCGGCTCCTGATGCCCGTCATGAAGAAGGCACCGAAGCCGGAGGCCGGAACGTAG
- a CDS encoding vitamin B12-dependent ribonucleotide reductase, which yields MEKELNSKPLLNGKKVGKKPKSPAAGLTVERFFTTPGVDPADELAWEYRTASITGEDGKSVFEQKQIEVPKAWSMLATNVVASKYFRGAPGTPEREGSVRKLVARVVDTLARWGTEGGYFARQEDRDTFHAELTHLLLRQKAAFNSPVWFNVGVEEHPQCSACFINSVEDSMESILTLAKTEAMLFKYGSGTGSNLSTLRSSREHLAGGGTASGPVSFMRGFDAFAGVIKSGGKTRRAAKMVILNADHPDILEFIRCKTNEEKKAWALIEAGYDASFNGEAYGSVYFQNSNNSVRVTDEFMRAVVNDGAWTTRAVRDGQPQETHMARELFREISEAAHLCGDPGMQFDTTVNSWHTCANTARINASNPCSEYMFLDDSACNLASLNLMHFRSIDGCFDPVAFKHAVNVVLLAMEIIVGFSRYPTERITRNSHDYRPLGLGYANLGALLMACGLPYDSAEGRNYAGAITSLMCGQAYAMSARLAERMGPFAGYAQNAEPMLGVIRKHRKAGHQLAPTGVSPELYAAQKSAWDEALALGSEHGFRNSQVTVLAPTGTIGFMMDCDTTGIEPDIALIKYKKLVGGGMLKIVNQTVPQALERLGYRQSQAQEIIAYLDKNETIEGAPHLKPEHLPVFDCAFKPSRGQRSIQWMGHIQMMEACQPFLSGAISKTVNMPSDATVEDIEKAYLEAWKRGLKAIAVYRDGCKRTQPLNTSKDTIKDTKVQVAAQPEPLVKPEPQAMRRRLPDERQSITHKFSIGGHEGYLTVGMYEDGKPGELFVVMAKEGSVVSGLMDSFATTVSLSLQYGVPLQVLVDKLSHTRFEPSGFTGNPAIPIAKSITDYIFRWLALKFLPSHAPEEAEVTAVEVKAAPEAPAPAEPVALQLPAVAPRSTWLNQADAPPCHTCGAIMVRSGACYKCSNCGTTSGCS from the coding sequence ATGGAGAAGGAACTCAATTCGAAGCCGTTGCTGAATGGGAAGAAGGTGGGGAAGAAGCCGAAGTCCCCCGCCGCCGGGCTGACGGTGGAGCGCTTCTTCACCACGCCGGGCGTGGATCCCGCGGATGAGCTGGCGTGGGAGTACCGCACCGCGAGCATCACCGGCGAGGACGGCAAGAGCGTCTTCGAGCAGAAGCAGATCGAAGTGCCCAAGGCCTGGTCCATGCTGGCCACGAACGTGGTGGCCTCGAAGTACTTCCGCGGCGCGCCCGGCACCCCGGAGCGCGAGGGCAGCGTGCGCAAGCTCGTGGCCCGCGTGGTGGACACCCTGGCCCGCTGGGGCACCGAAGGGGGCTACTTCGCCCGCCAGGAGGACCGCGACACCTTCCACGCGGAGCTGACGCACCTGCTCTTGCGCCAGAAGGCGGCCTTCAACTCCCCCGTCTGGTTCAACGTGGGCGTGGAGGAGCACCCGCAGTGCTCGGCGTGCTTCATCAACTCGGTGGAGGACTCCATGGAGTCCATCCTCACGCTGGCCAAGACGGAGGCCATGCTCTTCAAGTACGGCTCGGGCACGGGCAGCAACCTGTCCACCCTGCGCTCCAGCCGGGAGCACCTGGCCGGCGGCGGCACCGCCTCGGGCCCCGTCTCCTTCATGCGCGGCTTCGACGCGTTCGCCGGCGTGATTAAAAGCGGCGGCAAGACGCGCCGCGCCGCGAAGATGGTCATCCTCAACGCGGACCACCCGGACATCCTCGAATTCATCCGCTGCAAGACGAACGAGGAGAAGAAGGCCTGGGCGCTCATCGAGGCCGGCTACGACGCGTCCTTCAATGGCGAGGCCTACGGCTCCGTCTACTTCCAGAACTCGAATAACTCCGTGCGCGTCACCGACGAGTTCATGCGCGCGGTGGTGAACGACGGCGCGTGGACGACGCGCGCGGTGCGCGACGGGCAGCCCCAGGAGACGCACATGGCCCGGGAGCTGTTCCGGGAGATCTCCGAGGCGGCGCACCTGTGCGGCGATCCGGGCATGCAGTTCGACACCACGGTGAACAGCTGGCACACGTGCGCCAACACCGCGCGCATCAACGCCTCCAACCCGTGCTCCGAGTACATGTTCCTCGACGACTCGGCCTGCAACCTGGCGTCGCTGAACCTGATGCACTTCCGCAGCATCGACGGGTGCTTTGATCCGGTGGCCTTCAAGCACGCGGTGAACGTGGTGCTCCTGGCCATGGAGATCATCGTCGGCTTCTCGCGCTACCCCACCGAGCGAATCACCCGCAACAGCCACGACTACCGGCCCCTGGGCCTGGGCTACGCCAACCTGGGCGCCCTGCTGATGGCGTGCGGCCTGCCGTATGACTCGGCGGAGGGGCGCAACTACGCGGGCGCCATCACCTCGCTCATGTGCGGACAGGCGTACGCGATGAGCGCGCGGCTGGCCGAGCGCATGGGGCCCTTCGCGGGCTACGCGCAGAACGCCGAGCCGATGCTCGGGGTCATCCGCAAGCACCGCAAGGCGGGGCACCAGCTGGCCCCCACGGGCGTGAGCCCGGAGCTGTACGCGGCGCAGAAGTCCGCCTGGGACGAGGCGCTGGCGCTGGGAAGCGAGCACGGCTTCCGCAACAGCCAGGTCACCGTGCTGGCCCCCACGGGCACCATCGGCTTCATGATGGACTGCGACACCACCGGCATCGAGCCGGACATCGCCCTCATCAAGTACAAGAAGCTGGTGGGCGGCGGCATGCTGAAGATCGTCAACCAGACGGTGCCTCAGGCCCTGGAGCGCCTGGGCTACCGCCAGTCCCAGGCCCAGGAGATCATCGCCTACCTGGACAAGAACGAGACGATCGAGGGCGCCCCGCACCTCAAGCCCGAGCACCTGCCGGTGTTCGACTGCGCCTTCAAGCCCTCGCGCGGCCAGCGCAGCATCCAGTGGATGGGCCACATCCAGATGATGGAGGCCTGCCAGCCGTTCCTCTCGGGCGCCATCTCCAAGACGGTGAACATGCCGTCGGACGCCACCGTGGAGGACATCGAGAAGGCCTACCTGGAGGCGTGGAAGCGCGGCCTGAAGGCCATCGCCGTGTACCGGGATGGCTGCAAGCGCACCCAGCCGCTGAACACCTCGAAGGACACGATCAAGGACACGAAGGTGCAGGTGGCCGCGCAGCCCGAGCCCCTGGTGAAGCCCGAGCCCCAGGCGATGCGCCGGCGCCTGCCGGACGAGCGCCAGTCCATCACCCACAAGTTCTCGATCGGCGGGCACGAGGGCTACCTCACCGTGGGCATGTACGAGGACGGCAAGCCCGGCGAGCTCTTCGTGGTGATGGCCAAGGAGGGCTCGGTGGTGAGCGGCCTCATGGACAGCTTCGCCACGACGGTGTCCCTGTCGCTCCAGTACGGCGTGCCGCTGCAGGTGCTGGTGGACAAGCTCAGCCACACCCGCTTCGAGCCGAGCGGCTTCACGGGCAACCCCGCCATCCCCATCGCCAAGTCCATCACCGACTACATCTTCCGGTGGCTGGCGCTGAAGTTCCTGCCGAGCCACGCGCCGGAGGAGGCGGAGGTGACCGCGGTGGAGGTGAAGGCCGCGCCCGAGGCCCCGGCGCCCGCCGAGCCCGTGGCCCTGCAGCTGCCCGCGGTGGCCCCGCGCAGCACCTGGCTCAACCAGGCCGATGCTCCGCCCTGCCACACGTGCGGCGCGATCATGGTTCGCAGCGGTGCCTGCTACAAGTGCTCCAACTGCGGCACCACGAGCGGCTGTAGCTGA
- a CDS encoding undecaprenyl-phosphate glucose phosphotransferase — protein MFSRLQRFYTSIKVATDVCMLTVAFVLAYATRFVGLIPVKDGIPPLEETAVSLAMALAIFPFTFHQSRLYITNRARTHFGELFAVFKASITATLILVALTYFTRERYSRLTLALFLGYALVLVSVTRLVLRVALSEVRRRGYNLKTILVIGEGSLGRRVVETVREHRELGFRVVGVLAQDPAKVGRRVRGAPVLGEVKDVERILDAWPVDQVIIALPLAEQLVVKELMEQLALRTVDVKVVPDLYQYITLYGGLEEFGGLPIISLQGDPMDGWSRVAKRAFDIVFSLVAIALTAPLMLVTAVMVKLTSKGPILYAQERMGIDGRTFPILKFRTMRTDAEVAGAKMASLEDPRRTPIGTFLRKYSIDELPQFFNVLRGDMSLVGPRPERPVFIEEFKRQIPRYHLRHKVKSGITGWAQINGLRGQTSIQKRIEYDLYYIENWSLLMDLKILVRTALGGFLSKNAY, from the coding sequence GTGTTCAGTCGTCTCCAGCGTTTCTACACGTCCATCAAGGTTGCCACCGACGTCTGCATGCTGACGGTGGCATTCGTGCTGGCGTACGCCACGCGCTTCGTGGGGCTCATCCCCGTGAAGGACGGCATTCCTCCCCTGGAGGAGACGGCCGTGTCGCTGGCGATGGCGCTGGCCATCTTCCCCTTCACCTTCCACCAGTCGCGGCTCTACATCACCAACCGCGCGCGCACCCACTTCGGGGAGCTGTTCGCGGTCTTCAAGGCGTCCATCACCGCGACGCTCATCCTCGTGGCGCTCACGTACTTCACGCGCGAGCGCTACTCGCGCCTCACGCTGGCGCTCTTCCTGGGCTACGCGCTGGTGCTCGTGTCGGTGACGCGGCTGGTGCTCCGGGTGGCGCTGTCCGAGGTGCGCCGCCGGGGCTACAACCTGAAAACCATTCTCGTCATCGGCGAGGGCTCGCTGGGCCGCCGGGTGGTCGAGACGGTGCGCGAGCACCGCGAGCTGGGCTTCCGGGTGGTGGGGGTGCTCGCGCAGGATCCGGCCAAGGTGGGGCGGCGGGTGCGGGGCGCGCCGGTGCTGGGCGAGGTGAAGGACGTGGAGCGCATCCTGGATGCCTGGCCCGTGGACCAGGTCATCATCGCGCTGCCGCTCGCCGAGCAGCTCGTGGTGAAGGAGCTGATGGAGCAGCTGGCGCTGCGCACCGTGGACGTGAAGGTGGTGCCGGACCTCTACCAGTACATCACCCTGTACGGCGGGCTGGAGGAGTTCGGCGGGCTGCCCATCATCAGCCTCCAGGGCGACCCGATGGATGGGTGGAGCCGGGTGGCCAAGCGCGCCTTCGACATCGTCTTCTCGCTGGTGGCCATCGCGCTGACGGCGCCCCTCATGCTGGTGACGGCGGTGATGGTGAAGCTCACCAGCAAGGGGCCCATCCTCTATGCCCAGGAGCGCATGGGCATCGACGGGCGCACCTTCCCCATCCTCAAGTTCCGCACCATGCGCACGGACGCCGAGGTGGCGGGCGCGAAGATGGCCAGCCTGGAGGACCCGCGGCGCACGCCCATCGGCACCTTCCTGCGCAAGTACTCCATTGATGAATTGCCCCAGTTCTTCAACGTGCTGCGCGGCGACATGAGCCTGGTGGGCCCGCGCCCCGAGCGGCCCGTGTTCATCGAGGAGTTCAAGCGGCAGATTCCCCGGTATCACCTGAGACACAAGGTGAAGTCGGGCATTACGGGTTGGGCGCAAATCAACGGGCTTCGGGGACAGACTTCCATCCAGAAGCGCATCGAATACGACCTGTACTACATCGAGAACTGGTCGCTGCTGATGGACCTGAAGATTCTGGTGCGCACCGCGCTGGGCGGCTTCCTGTCCAAGAACGCGTACTGA
- a CDS encoding glycosyltransferase, producing MKVALVHDWLVTLRGGERVLEALCELFPGADIYTLIHQPGTMPPLIEDRRIYTSFLQDIPGIHTRYRHFLPLFPRAIESFRLEGYELVLSSSHCVAKGIRTPPGARHLGYIHAPMRYMWDLFDDYFGPGRASVPVRTAARAVRPWLQRWDRRTAAGVDRFVANSQHIAGKIHRFWGRDAHVVHPPVDLERFCAAPLEGTGQGGYFLWLGAFAPYKRLDIALEAFRTLDAELWVVGTGQEASKLTSGALPPHIRFLGNVPDAELPALYRDARALLFTGEEDFGITPLEAQATGRPLIAYAKGGVLETVTPRTGLFFSEQTPEALATAVRQFEAWEHAFVPAEARAQAQRFSRQAFLRGMQAEVEALLGSPAVR from the coding sequence GTGAAGGTTGCCCTGGTTCATGACTGGCTCGTCACGCTGCGCGGCGGCGAGCGTGTGCTCGAAGCGCTCTGTGAGCTGTTCCCCGGAGCGGACATCTATACGCTCATCCACCAGCCCGGGACGATGCCGCCCCTCATCGAGGACCGGCGCATCTACACCTCGTTCCTCCAGGACATCCCCGGCATCCACACGCGCTACCGGCACTTCCTGCCGCTGTTCCCCCGCGCCATCGAGTCCTTCCGCCTGGAGGGCTATGAGCTGGTGCTCTCCTCCAGCCACTGCGTCGCCAAGGGGATCCGCACGCCGCCCGGGGCCCGGCACCTCGGCTACATCCATGCGCCCATGCGGTACATGTGGGATCTCTTCGACGACTACTTCGGGCCGGGCCGGGCCTCGGTGCCCGTGCGCACCGCGGCGCGCGCCGTGAGGCCGTGGCTCCAGCGGTGGGACCGGCGCACCGCGGCCGGGGTCGACCGCTTCGTCGCCAACAGCCAGCACATCGCCGGGAAGATTCACCGGTTCTGGGGCCGCGACGCCCACGTCGTGCACCCGCCGGTGGACCTGGAGCGCTTCTGCGCGGCGCCGCTGGAGGGCACGGGGCAGGGGGGCTACTTCCTGTGGCTCGGGGCCTTCGCGCCCTACAAGCGGCTCGACATCGCGCTGGAGGCCTTCCGCACCCTGGACGCCGAGCTGTGGGTGGTGGGCACCGGGCAGGAGGCCTCGAAGCTCACCTCGGGCGCGCTGCCGCCCCACATCCGCTTCCTGGGCAACGTGCCGGATGCCGAACTGCCCGCGCTCTACCGCGACGCCCGGGCGCTCCTCTTCACGGGCGAGGAGGACTTCGGCATCACCCCGCTGGAGGCCCAGGCCACGGGCCGGCCCCTCATCGCCTACGCCAAGGGGGGCGTGCTGGAGACCGTCACGCCGCGCACCGGCCTCTTCTTCTCCGAGCAGACCCCCGAGGCCCTCGCCACCGCCGTGCGCCAGTTCGAGGCCTGGGAGCACGCCTTCGTGCCCGCCGAGGCCCGGGCCCAGGCGCAGCGCTTCTCCCGGCAGGCCTTCCTGCGCGGAATGCAGGCCGAGGTGGAAGCGCTCCTCGGCTCGCCTGCCGTCAGATAA
- a CDS encoding glycosyltransferase family 4 protein yields MVQGRLHGIARYALELARRLPALAPDLHFMGLTAPEGLPPGLGELTPSLPLYPSRAGFLSPLKEQPALLRDLLKLAPDVFHATSFSLPGLWNGRLVATLHDANHLALPANYSPLHTLYYRLIVRPRAKQAAALLTVSEFSREELAKHLGLTPYRFQVIAPGVDGHYRPPTASEARAFIERHQLPSRYLAAVGNPKAHKNLGLLAKLAPELPVPLVLLAGKGAAKALGFPSTTVELEELPEAEMPLFYGAARALLLPSRYEGFGLPVLEAMASGCPVLASNTSSLPEVAGQAALLVPPEDVRAWRDTTLRLLRDEALRQTLVEKGRDRAAHFTWEDCARRTLAAYRRVLDRPAPRAS; encoded by the coding sequence ATGGTCCAGGGCAGGCTGCACGGCATCGCGCGCTATGCCCTGGAGCTGGCACGGCGGCTGCCCGCCCTCGCGCCGGACCTCCACTTCATGGGCCTCACGGCCCCGGAGGGCTTGCCGCCGGGGCTGGGCGAGCTGACCCCTTCCCTGCCGCTGTACCCCAGCCGCGCGGGCTTCCTGTCGCCGCTGAAGGAACAGCCCGCGCTGCTCCGGGATCTGCTGAAGCTCGCCCCGGATGTCTTCCATGCCACCTCGTTCTCGCTGCCGGGGCTGTGGAACGGCAGGCTCGTGGCCACGCTCCATGACGCCAACCACCTGGCGCTGCCCGCCAACTACAGCCCGCTGCACACGCTCTATTACCGGCTCATCGTGAGGCCGCGCGCCAAGCAGGCCGCCGCGCTGCTGACCGTCTCCGAGTTCTCCCGCGAGGAGCTGGCGAAGCACCTGGGCCTGACGCCCTACCGGTTCCAGGTCATCGCGCCGGGGGTGGATGGGCACTACCGGCCGCCCACCGCGTCCGAGGCCCGGGCCTTCATCGAGCGGCACCAGCTCCCCTCGCGCTACCTCGCGGCGGTCGGCAACCCCAAGGCCCACAAGAACCTCGGCCTGCTGGCGAAGCTGGCCCCGGAGCTTCCCGTGCCCCTCGTGCTCCTGGCGGGAAAGGGGGCCGCGAAGGCGCTCGGCTTCCCCTCCACCACGGTGGAGCTGGAGGAGCTGCCGGAAGCGGAGATGCCCCTCTTCTACGGCGCGGCGCGGGCGCTGCTCCTGCCCTCCCGGTACGAGGGCTTCGGCCTGCCCGTGCTGGAGGCCATGGCCTCGGGGTGCCCGGTGCTGGCGTCGAACACCTCCTCGCTGCCCGAGGTGGCCGGACAGGCCGCCCTGCTGGTGCCTCCGGAGGATGTCCGTGCCTGGCGCGACACCACGCTGCGCCTGCTCCGGGACGAGGCCCTGCGCCAGACGCTGGTGGAGAAAGGCCGGGACCGGGCCGCCCACTTCACCTGGGAGGACTGCGCGCGGCGGACGCTCGCGGCCTATCGCCGGGTCCTGGACAGGCCGGCCCCGCGCGCCTCATGA
- a CDS encoding glycosyltransferase family 87 protein, which produces MRAADPLSAGARASSRTPQWVFWALMLGLAAVAVSLGQHPRRGVDFRVYLLAAERFLAGVDLYPVSDGTMPFKYAPVTAPLFLPFTLLPARVASALWNLGLVAALVAVVRLTSRPAAAAEGQGVWPWAPVLATLALLPAFRFAFFYGQVDAVLLLLLALTALGAEKGRTWGPGAAFAVAVLLKPPAALLVLFLLARRHWRVMGASVAVGLVLAVPALARYGVTGLLAQTHDWLDTLARTTPPWALGANAQGLPTLLLSFMVPREPMPSGAAISLAQGLALAVFVAVLAWSRPRPLALFALCCLGVTLLSPLAWRANFVMAWPLLRLAAERKTRGGLALVALAGLVGVFSADFVVGTERAEQVLLWRPYALVFTALMVWAAWEERRGAAAPAS; this is translated from the coding sequence ATGAGGGCCGCTGACCCCTTGAGCGCCGGCGCGCGCGCTTCGTCCCGGACGCCGCAGTGGGTCTTCTGGGCGCTGATGCTGGGGCTCGCGGCCGTGGCGGTCTCGCTGGGGCAGCACCCCCGGCGGGGCGTGGACTTCCGCGTCTACCTGCTGGCCGCGGAGCGCTTCCTGGCGGGCGTGGACCTCTACCCCGTCTCGGATGGCACCATGCCCTTCAAGTACGCCCCCGTGACGGCGCCGCTGTTCCTGCCCTTCACGCTGTTGCCCGCGCGGGTGGCCTCCGCGCTCTGGAACCTGGGCCTGGTGGCGGCGCTGGTGGCCGTGGTCCGGCTCACCTCGCGCCCGGCGGCCGCCGCGGAGGGGCAGGGAGTCTGGCCCTGGGCGCCCGTGCTCGCCACGCTGGCGCTGCTGCCCGCCTTCCGGTTCGCGTTCTTCTACGGCCAGGTGGACGCCGTGCTGCTGCTCCTGCTGGCGCTCACCGCCCTGGGCGCGGAGAAGGGCCGCACGTGGGGCCCGGGCGCGGCGTTCGCCGTGGCCGTGTTGCTCAAGCCGCCCGCGGCGCTGCTCGTATTGTTTCTGCTGGCGCGCCGCCACTGGCGGGTGATGGGGGCCAGCGTGGCGGTGGGGCTCGTGCTCGCGGTGCCCGCGCTCGCGCGCTATGGGGTCACCGGCCTGCTGGCGCAGACGCACGACTGGCTGGACACGCTCGCGCGCACCACGCCGCCGTGGGCGCTGGGGGCCAATGCCCAGGGGCTGCCCACGTTGCTGCTCTCGTTCATGGTCCCCCGGGAGCCCATGCCCTCGGGCGCGGCGATCTCCCTGGCGCAGGGGCTCGCCCTGGCCGTGTTCGTGGCGGTGCTGGCCTGGAGCCGGCCGCGGCCCCTGGCGCTGTTCGCCCTGTGCTGCCTCGGGGTGACGCTGCTCTCCCCGCTGGCCTGGCGCGCCAACTTCGTCATGGCCTGGCCGCTGCTGCGGCTCGCGGCGGAGCGGAAGACGCGGGGAGGGCTGGCCCTGGTGGCGTTGGCGGGCCTCGTGGGGGTGTTCAGCGCGGACTTCGTGGTGGGCACGGAGCGCGCGGAGCAGGTGCTGCTCTGGCGCCCCTATGCGCTCGTCTTCACGGCGTTGATGGTGTGGGCCGCGTGGGAGGAGCGCCGGGGGGCGGCCGCGCCTGCCTCATGA
- a CDS encoding O-antigen ligase family protein: protein MAVRRAVTLIFAVWAVGLALGELVQQVAAGAAVLCALVLAFRRRLPLAQDVKAYVLATVALTSWQVVSPAVALLTGAADRWPRWSRYGQVLDTASAAAVASAGTVGVPWLLIAGLALGGWVLSGALGVFQHLVRWPWEPPALFKLSLARLHENFGTEEHPRYAAGGFLFHRLRFSHGAMAMLGPALACMARARRVWLRGLAAGCVCALLLAPYTAFARAALLTGLAVCAVALALLLRGTPRKVGMALAVVLVGMVVATPAWRARLGKAVENIYGGERSLAMSVGSRLVREHPLVGVGFGNYKPAALATQEETGISDLLSTDAHNLWLTVWAETGLVGLLLLAAVHGLLARALIRRHRRGSLPATGALLSFVGFHLLALVHYLPFHSSVHLSFAFVWGLGLCEWKHPERADEGR, encoded by the coding sequence GTGGCAGTGCGCCGCGCTGTCACCCTTATCTTCGCCGTGTGGGCCGTGGGTTTGGCCCTGGGAGAGCTCGTCCAGCAGGTGGCGGCTGGGGCGGCGGTGCTGTGCGCGCTCGTGCTGGCGTTTCGCCGGAGGCTCCCGCTGGCGCAGGACGTCAAAGCCTATGTCCTGGCCACGGTGGCGCTGACGTCCTGGCAGGTGGTCTCCCCGGCGGTGGCGCTCCTGACGGGCGCGGCGGACCGCTGGCCGAGGTGGTCGCGGTATGGGCAGGTGCTTGACACGGCCTCGGCCGCGGCAGTGGCCTCGGCGGGCACCGTGGGCGTGCCGTGGTTGCTCATCGCGGGGCTGGCCCTGGGCGGCTGGGTGCTGTCGGGGGCGCTGGGCGTGTTCCAGCACCTGGTGCGCTGGCCGTGGGAGCCCCCGGCGCTCTTCAAGCTGAGCCTGGCCCGGCTGCACGAGAACTTCGGCACCGAGGAGCACCCCCGCTACGCGGCCGGTGGGTTTCTCTTCCACCGGCTGCGCTTCTCGCATGGCGCCATGGCGATGCTCGGCCCGGCGCTGGCCTGCATGGCCCGCGCGCGGCGGGTGTGGCTCCGGGGGCTCGCCGCGGGGTGCGTCTGCGCCCTGCTGCTGGCCCCCTATACGGCGTTCGCGCGCGCCGCGTTGCTGACGGGGCTGGCGGTGTGTGCCGTGGCGCTGGCGCTGCTCCTCCGGGGCACGCCCCGGAAGGTGGGCATGGCGCTGGCCGTGGTGCTGGTGGGGATGGTGGTGGCGACGCCCGCGTGGCGGGCGCGGCTGGGCAAGGCCGTGGAGAACATCTATGGCGGCGAGCGCTCGCTGGCGATGTCCGTGGGCAGCCGGCTCGTGAGGGAGCATCCGCTGGTGGGCGTGGGGTTTGGCAACTACAAGCCCGCGGCGCTCGCGACCCAGGAGGAGACGGGCATCTCGGATCTCCTGTCCACGGATGCGCACAACCTGTGGCTGACGGTGTGGGCGGAGACGGGACTGGTGGGGCTCCTCCTGCTGGCCGCCGTGCACGGCTTGCTCGCGCGGGCGTTGATCCGGCGGCACCGCCGGGGCTCGCTTCCGGCCACGGGCGCGCTGCTGTCCTTCGTGGGGTTCCACCTCCTCGCGCTGGTGCACTACCTGCCGTTTCACTCCAGCGTTCACCTGTCCTTCGCGTTCGTCTGGGGCCTGGGCTTGTGCGAGTGGAAGCATCCGGAGAGAGCCGATGAGGGCCGCTGA